A stretch of the Bradyrhizobium sp. CCBAU 53351 genome encodes the following:
- a CDS encoding AMP nucleosidase, protein MQSLPVIATESFSDASLAVARLEEIYERNTKFLRDRFEAYVGGEAITTRVRAYYPFVRITTATHARLDSRLAYGFVAGPGVHETSVTRPDLFRSYLVEQIGLLIQNHGVPVEIGESNEPIPIHFAYRRDINIEAAITTSENSPVTRSLRDAFDVPDLSTMDDSIADGTFELKPGAPEPLSLFRAARVDYSLRRLYHYTGTDPEYFQNFVIFTNYQFYVDAFAQACQERLQSGEAGLESFVAPGNIIMRNGGAISGTAPIRAPQMPAFHLVAPHYRGITLINIGTGPSNARNVTDHVAVLRPHAWLMLGHCAGLRNTQRLGDYVLAHGYVREDHVLDRELPLWVPIPALAEMQVALEEAVEDVTGLEGFELKRLMRTGTVASVDNRNWEISGPEVIRRLSQSRAVALDMESAAIAANGYRFRVPYGTLLCVSDKPLHGEIKLAGMASEFYRRRVGQHLEIGLKALERLKQQESERLHSRKLRSFAEVAFQ, encoded by the coding sequence ATGCAATCTCTCCCCGTTATCGCCACCGAATCCTTCTCCGACGCATCCCTTGCCGTCGCCCGCCTCGAGGAGATCTACGAGCGCAACACAAAGTTCCTGCGCGACCGGTTCGAGGCCTATGTCGGCGGCGAGGCGATCACGACGCGGGTGCGGGCCTATTATCCCTTCGTGCGCATCACCACCGCGACGCATGCGCGGCTGGATTCGCGTCTCGCCTACGGCTTCGTCGCCGGGCCCGGCGTGCATGAAACCAGCGTGACGCGGCCGGATCTGTTCCGCAGCTATCTCGTCGAGCAGATCGGACTCCTGATCCAGAATCACGGCGTGCCCGTCGAGATCGGTGAGTCCAACGAGCCGATCCCGATCCACTTCGCCTATCGCCGCGACATCAACATCGAGGCCGCCATCACCACCAGCGAGAACTCGCCCGTGACGCGATCGCTGCGCGATGCGTTCGACGTGCCTGATCTCTCGACCATGGACGATTCCATCGCCGACGGCACGTTCGAGCTCAAGCCCGGCGCGCCCGAGCCGCTGTCGCTGTTCCGCGCCGCCCGCGTCGATTACTCGCTGCGCCGGCTCTATCATTACACCGGCACCGATCCCGAATATTTCCAGAACTTCGTCATCTTCACCAACTACCAGTTCTATGTCGACGCCTTTGCGCAGGCCTGCCAGGAGCGGCTCCAGTCCGGTGAGGCCGGACTCGAATCCTTCGTCGCGCCAGGCAACATCATCATGCGCAATGGCGGCGCCATCAGCGGCACCGCGCCTATTCGCGCACCGCAAATGCCGGCCTTCCATCTGGTCGCGCCGCACTACCGCGGCATCACCCTGATCAACATCGGCACGGGCCCGTCCAACGCGCGCAACGTCACCGACCACGTCGCCGTGCTGCGCCCGCATGCCTGGTTGATGCTCGGCCATTGCGCGGGCCTGCGCAACACGCAGCGGCTCGGCGACTACGTGCTCGCGCACGGCTATGTGCGCGAGGATCACGTGCTCGACCGCGAGCTGCCGCTATGGGTGCCGATTCCGGCGCTGGCCGAGATGCAGGTCGCGCTCGAAGAGGCGGTCGAGGACGTCACCGGCCTCGAAGGTTTCGAGCTCAAGCGCCTGATGCGCACGGGGACGGTGGCGAGCGTCGACAATCGCAATTGGGAGATCTCGGGCCCTGAGGTGATTCGCCGCCTGTCGCAATCGCGCGCCGTTGCTCTCGACATGGAATCGGCCGCGATCGCCGCCAATGGCTACCGCTTCCGCGTGCCCTACGGCACGCTGCTCTGCGTCTCCGACAAGCCGCTGCACGGCGAGATCAAGCTCGCGGGCATGGCCAGCGAGTTTTACCGCCGCCGCGTCGGCCAGCATCTGGAGATCGGGCTGAAGGCGCTGGAGCGGCTCAAGCAGCAGGAATCGGAGCGGCTGCATTCGCGAAAGCTCCGCAGTTTCGCCGAAGTCGCGTTCCAGTAG